The genomic stretch ATTAAAACAAGTAGAATCAGAAAATGAATTAGTCATGATTCTAAGTCATGAAATAGGACATTTTGCCCATCGAGATCATCTTAGAAGTTTAGGCAATATTTTCTTAACAAAATTACTGATTAATTATCTTTTGGGTGGCGTAGAAATTTTACAATCAGGTGCTGATTTTACCAATATTTTAGCCCATGCACAATACTCCCAAGCTCAAGAAAAAAAAGCTGATGAATATGGATTAGATTTACTAAATAAATATTATGGTCATGTAGCTGGAGCTACAGATTTTTTCCAAAGATTAATGACTGAAAATAAACAAACTGAGCAAAGAAATATTATTGCTTTTATCGCTAGTCATCCTTTACCAGAGAAAAGAATTAAAAACTTGGAAAAGTTAATCAAAAATAAGGGTTATATCCTACAAAAAAAAGTAGATTGGATTGATAATTAACCTTACTATACTTTTCCAAGAAGTTAGAGAAAATAAAATTTAAAATAATTATTTTTCTATCTTATTTCGTCTATAACCTAGTTTAATTAATAATTAAATCTTCATCTAATTTTATATTTAAACCCTTCGGTTGTACGACTAATAAATCTACTCTATTTAAGCCTAAAAATTGAGGAATTAAAGTAGCTAAAACACCAGCACCTGTACCAATTAATAACTCTCCTGTTGTAATACGTCGATCGCCTGTAACTCCAGCTATCGCTGCCGCCGCCCCTGTACCAAAAGCGGCATTTCGTAAAAGTTTACCTACATCCATTCCCTTAGTAACACTTTCTATTTCTGTTATAGTCTGAGAAGAACTCTTAACTCTTAAAACACGCCCATTAGGTAATTCGATCGACTTTCCAAAAAATCTAGTACCATTATTCCCAGAAGGACGTAATTCTCCAATCACCTTACTATTACGAGGAATGACGATAACTTTATTACTATCAATATTTTTAGTAACAGTAAATGTAATGGGAACTGTTTCGGTGTTCGTAACAAAAATTTTATCTTCTTGATATTGTACAGGAATTTTTTGACCTCGATTCAAAACAGATTCAGTTTCATTGACAGTGGGAGTTAATGCCACAATATAATTAGAATTGATAGCCTGTAATTTTCCTTGAGAAACTAAAGCCTGATAAATAAAAGCGGCAACTTCTGCTCTTGTAGCATTACGAACAGGATTTAATTGTTTTAAAGTAGGATAATTAACTACTAAATTTTTTTCTGTAGCTGCGGCGACTGGAGAACGAGCAAAATTAGAAATATTACTAGAATCGTTGAAAGAATTGAGAATAGTATTAATATTTTTATTAGGGCTGAAATTTAGACCATTAGCTAATGATACTAATACTTGTTCTCTGGGAATATTTTGTTCTGGACGAAATATTTGTCCGGGATAACCAGAAAGAAAACCCATACTAAAAGCATTATTAATGGCAGTATTCGCCCAATAATTACTGGGTACATCATTAAAATTAATTGGAGATCTTACACTATTTCTAGGTAATGCCTTTTGTACCATTGCCGCAAATTGGGCTCTTGTTACAGGAGCATCTGGTTTAAATGTACCATCAGGAAAACCTGCAATAACTCCTCTTTGCACTAAAGGATTAATAAAATTTGCCGCCCAATAGTTAGAAGATACATCTTCAAATTGCGAATTTTGTGCCATTACTACTGGAGGATTTGCTAATGATGCGACGATCGGAATAGTTGTTTCAACTCCAAAAGTAAGACAAAGAAGTAAAGCTGTTGTAGCTTTAGATTGAGATAATTTGTTCATAATAATATTAAAAGTATAAAGTATATAGTAGTTCCAAATGACTGATAATAAATTCAATAATTGTTAAAAATTTTCTAAGTTTTGTAAAATATGGTTTTAAGAACTCTTGAATTTATTTCTATAAAAATATAACAATCTGCTTAGAATTGCTACAGTCAAGGAAAAAGACTATTTCAAATCCACAAAAGTTCCCTAGGGGGGGATAAGTGAGTTAAAACTAATTTAGTTTGTCGATAAAAAAGAGAAGAAGAACAATAGAAGAGGGGGAGATTGGTTTAGTTGTTCGTAACAAAATTAAATGCAACTTCAATGCTTCAATGACTCATTAGTGCTGATTAACAAATGACAAATAAAACCATAGGAACAGAGATGACATTTCCTGTTATTACTGCATTTTAAACTTGATGCGAGATCTAAGTTAATATAGACATAATGATTAGAGAATAATGCCATGGAAGGAAATCAAGAAATCAAACTTCAACTTAATAATATTTTAAAGTTAAAATTAACTGCAATTAATCAGTTTTTTCTTCATGCCAGAATGTGTAAAAGTTGGGGATTAAATAAACTTAATGAGTATGAATATCGGTATTCTATTAAGTTAATGAAACAAGCTGATAAAATTATTGAGCGTGTTTTTTTCCTCGAAGGTTTACCTAATTTACAAAGTTTAGGAAAATTACTTATTGGTGAAGCAGTATCGGAAATTATCGCTAATGATTTGACTATGACGATGGAATTAGCTGATACTTTACGCACTTCTATTAATCTTTGTGAATCTTTACAAGATTATGTTAGTCGAGATTTACTAACAGAATTATTGGAAGAAACGGAGGAAGAAATCGATTGGTTAGAATCTCAACAATGGCTAATGGCTAATTCGGGTTTAGAAAATTATTTACAATCTATGATTTAAGGAGTTTTTCATGAAAGGTAATAAAAAAGTTATTAAACAGCTACAGAAACTTTTACGCAGTGAATTATCGGCTAGAGACCAATATTTTACTCATTCTCGGATGTATCAAGATTGGGGTTTAAATAAATTATACGATCGAATTGATCATGAAATGCACGACGAAACTGCTCATGCAGATATGTTAATTAAAAGATTGTTGTTTTTAGAAACAATCCCCGATTTATCAGAGCAAGAAGGGTTAAATATTGGTTCTGATGTGCCTGAGATGCTTCGCAATGATTTAGAATTGGAGTATAAAGTTATTGGTGATTTGAAAGAAGCGATCGCCATTTGTGAGGAGGAACAAGATTATCAAACTAGAGAAATATTAAGAGTAATGTTAGGAGATACAGAGGAAGATCATGCTTACTGGTTAGAAAAACAATTAGGCTTAATTGACAAAATTGGTTTACAAAACTACTTACAATCTCAAATGTAAATTTTTGTAATGGAGCAAAAATCGGGTTTAATTTCTTTTTTTTCACCAACTAATGCTTTAGTTATACCAATGACAGAAATACTATGACCTATTAATAGTAAATTGCCACTGAATTTTCTGATTAAAATTTGAGCAGTTTCTTTCATTCTCTCTAAAACCATTGCTTCGGTTTCTGGATAGATGGGAGTTATAGTCGATCGATAGTTCCAATCAATACGAGGATAAAACAACCTTAATTCTTCGGGGGGATGAGTAAGAGGTTTTTCTGTCATCCAATGAGGATTATGCCATTCCCCCAACCCTGGTTCTAATTTTAGAGGTAAATTGATTATATCCGCAATAATATGGGCAGTTTGAATTGTTCTCAAAAAAGGAGAGACAATAAGATGATCAATTACTTCA from Geminocystis sp. NIES-3709 encodes the following:
- a CDS encoding histidine phosphatase family protein, with the translated sequence MASIIWVARHGHRFDFAYPEWFNTALRRYDPPLSEEGKIQAQNLGINLKNEVIDHLIVSPFLRTIQTAHIIADIINLPLKLEPGLGEWHNPHWMTEKPLTHPPEELRLFYPRIDWNYRSTITPIYPETEAMVLERMKETAQILIRKFSGNLLLIGHSISVIGITKALVGEKKEIKPDFCSITKIYI
- a CDS encoding S-layer homology domain-containing protein; this encodes MNKLSQSKATTALLLCLTFGVETTIPIVASLANPPVVMAQNSQFEDVSSNYWAANFINPLVQRGVIAGFPDGTFKPDAPVTRAQFAAMVQKALPRNSVRSPINFNDVPSNYWANTAINNAFSMGFLSGYPGQIFRPEQNIPREQVLVSLANGLNFSPNKNINTILNSFNDSSNISNFARSPVAAATEKNLVVNYPTLKQLNPVRNATRAEVAAFIYQALVSQGKLQAINSNYIVALTPTVNETESVLNRGQKIPVQYQEDKIFVTNTETVPITFTVTKNIDSNKVIVIPRNSKVIGELRPSGNNGTRFFGKSIELPNGRVLRVKSSSQTITEIESVTKGMDVGKLLRNAAFGTGAAAAIAGVTGDRRITTGELLIGTGAGVLATLIPQFLGLNRVDLLVVQPKGLNIKLDEDLIIN
- a CDS encoding M48 family metallopeptidase; this encodes MGYHSPISDRNPETNNRQLLILFALFSGVGLTIIIGLFILLNQVVNLIPVSVEQKIGSLIVNEYKQKNKLSSTEIKLNKIVDKLEQLLPSNTTEKRNYQVLYIPEDTVNALAIPGDTIIIYEGLLKQVESENELVMILSHEIGHFAHRDHLRSLGNIFLTKLLINYLLGGVEILQSGADFTNILAHAQYSQAQEKKADEYGLDLLNKYYGHVAGATDFFQRLMTENKQTEQRNIIAFIASHPLPEKRIKNLEKLIKNKGYILQKKVDWIDN
- the bfr gene encoding bacterioferritin translates to MKGNKKVIKQLQKLLRSELSARDQYFTHSRMYQDWGLNKLYDRIDHEMHDETAHADMLIKRLLFLETIPDLSEQEGLNIGSDVPEMLRNDLELEYKVIGDLKEAIAICEEEQDYQTREILRVMLGDTEEDHAYWLEKQLGLIDKIGLQNYLQSQM
- the bfr gene encoding bacterioferritin, which translates into the protein MEGNQEIKLQLNNILKLKLTAINQFFLHARMCKSWGLNKLNEYEYRYSIKLMKQADKIIERVFFLEGLPNLQSLGKLLIGEAVSEIIANDLTMTMELADTLRTSINLCESLQDYVSRDLLTELLEETEEEIDWLESQQWLMANSGLENYLQSMI